A segment of the Bordetella flabilis genome:
CCCGGCGTGGTGCGCTATTCGCTGGATACGCTGCTGCCGGTGGCGGAAAGCTGTGTCAGCCTGGGAATCCCCGTGATGGCGCTGTTTCCCGTTATCGATGCCGCGCTGAAAACGCCCGACGGTATCGAGGCGACCAACCCGGACGGCCTGATCCCGCGCGTGGTGACGGAGCTCAAGAAACGCTTTCCGGAGCTGGGCATCCTGACCGACGTGGCCCTGGATCCGTACACCAGCCATGGACAGGACGGGCTCATCGACGAGTCCGGCTATGTGCTGAATGAACCGACGGTGGAGATCCTTACCAAGCAGGCCCTGGTGCAATCGCACGCCGGCGTCGATATCGTCGCGCCGAGCGACATGATGGATGGCCGTATCGGCGCCATCCGCCAGGGCCTGGAAGACGCCCAGCACATCCATACGCGCATCATGGCGTACTCGGCCAAGTACGCCAGCGCCTTCTACGGCCCGTTCCGCGACGCGGTCGGCTCGGCATCCAACCTGGGCAAGTCGAACAAGGCCGCGTACCAGATGGATCCGGGCAACATCGACGAGGCGCTGCGCGAAGTCGCCGCCGACCTGAACGAAGGCGCCGACATGGTGATGGTCAAGCCCGGCATGCCCTATCTGGACGTCCTGCGGCGGGTCAAGGACGCTTTCCGCGTACCGACCTTCGCCTACCAGGTCAGCGGCGAATACGCCATGCTGAAGGCCGCCGCGGCCAATGGATGGCTGGACCACGACAAGGTGATGATGGAATCGCTGCTGGGCTTCAAGCGCGCCGGCGCGGACGGCGTGCTGACCTATTTCGCCATCGAGGCGGCACAGTTGCTCAAGGGGCAGGAGCAGAAGGGCTAGCGTCCGGGGGGCCGGCTTCTTCGAGGCTACCGTTTCCCGCGCTGGTTTCGGGGGGCTGGCCGTGGATCGCTGGCGGGCCTGCTGCTAGCGCCAGCAGCTTGTCCATATCGACGCGCCTTTGCGCCCGCGCAGTTTACGGTCCACTTCGATAAGGCGCTTGGTGAAGTCCTCGGCGTCTTTCCTCAACGCGGGATTGGGGCTTGCCAGCATCCTCGGCTCGACCCTCCGGAGATACTCCCAGGCCTGGTCGCGTGCGCGATCCGCTTTTTCCTTGAGGCCGGGCCTGTGGGCAAGGCGGGGATCCGCCGCCTTGTCGGCAAGATCGCCGGCAATGTAGATGAGACCCGCCACATGGTCCCGCAAGGTTTCGGGCGGCGCGGTCGGCAAGGGCGGCCGCCCCGGAAACGCCGTGCGGTCATACTCGCTCCGGCCCGCCACGGGATGTACGGTGTTGCGAGTCAGGTCGAAAGCGACCCGGTGGGAAGTGGGCGTGCTGACTCGGCGCAAAAGGGCTCCTGGATGCGGTGTGGCTGTGTGCGTCTCGCTGTCCGTATGCGACCGATGGCCGGCACATCATTCGAACCTCGAAAGCCCCGCAAGATAGCGAGCCCGTCTTGCCGCCGCTACCAGAAAAGCCTCATGCGCGAGCCATGCCCGCACGGCAACGCTATTTCGGCCCACCGTCTCCGGCCGGGGAAGCGCGCGCGACCCGATCCAGCGATTCGACGAACCGCCCTGCGTCCTGGAAACCGATCACGCGGATATCGCTCAGCTCGCGGCCTCCGGCACTGAAGAACATGATGCCGGGCGGCCCGAAAAGACGGAACCGCTTCAGCAGCGCGCGATCGTCGGCGTTATTCGCCGTCACGTCGGCACGCAACAGCAGCATGCCGGACATGCGTGCCGCCACTGCCGGATCGGTGAAGGTGAACTGCTCCATCTCGCGGCAGGACACGCACCAGTCCGCATAGAAATCCAGCAGAACCGGGCGGTCGGCATTGGCCAGCATGGCATCCAGCTCGGCCACCGATCGCACCGGCGCGAAGGCAAGGCCGTGGGCCGTCGCCGCCGGGATATCGCCACGCGCGCCCGCCAGCGCCGGTCCCGCACCGGCGCTGGCGGGTAGCCCGCTGGCACCCGCCACGACGTAGCGTGCGTCGCCTTGCGCCAGGTGCGACAGCGGCCGCCATACGTCGCGGCCACCGCTGGCGGCGCCCACCACCCAGATGACTGCGACCAGGGCCAGCAGCAGCCCCAGGCCCTTGGCGAACATTCTTCCCGCCCCGCCCCCGGCCGGCAGCGCTTCGAAGGCGCGCAACATCACCGCGCCGACAATGGCAAGAAAGCCCCAACCCACCATCTGGACCCAGACGGGCAGCAAGGGGATCAACATCCACCATGCAGTGCCCAGCAGCAACATGCCGAACAGCCGCTTGACCCCATCCATCCACGCCCCTGCCCGCGGCAGCACGCTGCCCGCCGACGCCCCAACCACCAGCAGGGGAACGCCCATGCCCCACGCCATCACAAACAACGCCACGGCGCCCAGCATCACATCGCCCGTCTGCGAGATATACAGCAACGCCCCGGCCAGCGGCGCCGCCACGCACGGCCCGACGATCAGCGCGGACACCGCCCCCATCAGGAACGCCCCCGTGGCCCGGCCGCCCGGAATACGCCCCGCCCGCGCCGACAGGCCGCTCTGCAGCCAGGCCGGCGCCTGGAAGGTATACACGTCGAACATCGCCAGCGACAGCGCGGCCAGCAGGGCCGCGAACAGCATCAGTATCCAGGGCGTCTGCAGCCACGCAGCCAGGCCGGCGCCGCTCAACCCGGCGGCCACGCCAAGCGCCGTGTAGATGATCGACATGCCCAGCACATACGCGGCCGCCAGGCCCAGGCCACGGCGCCGCGACGGTCCACCATGCGCGTGGCCTCCAACGACCAGCGACGACAGGATGGGAATCATGGGCAGGACGCAAGGCGTCAGGGACAGCAACACGCCCAGCACCAGGAATACCGCCGCGGTCTTCAGCAAGCCCATCCCGGCGATGGCCCCCGCCAGGCCCACATCGTCGCTGCGCGCCAGGGCGGCGAGGCCGCCGGACGTGGTAGCGCCCGGCGCTGCGCTGGCCGAGCCGGGCCCGGCGGACGAGGCAAGAGCCGCACTGCCGCTGGCCGACGTCAGCCCAAGACCGGTGCCGCTCGACGGTGCGGCGGAGAAGCCGCCCGGCTGCGTTCCGGCGATCTGGTAGCCCCCCGCCACCGCGCGCAGCGCCACCGTGTGAGTCATGGGCGGATAGCACACGCCCTTGTCGGCGCAGCCCTGGCCCGTCACCGCGAGGGTGAAGGTCCCGGCGCCCGGGCCCAAGGGCAGTTGTATCGAAAGGGGACGGTGATAGACCTCCATATTTTTTTCGAAGGTCGGGTCGTACTTCACCTCGCCTGGCGGGAAGACCGCCTCGCCGAGCGTCACCGCGCCCTCGGGCTGCACGGCGAAGGCGAACCGCTCCCGATACATGTAATAGCCCCGCGCCACCTGGTAGTCGATGCGGAGGGTATTTGGCGACGCCATCGTGGCCGAAAAAACAAAAGCCTGCTCCGGCGGCAGGAAGTCGTCGGCGGCGCGCGCGGCCTGCAAGGGCATGGCCAGGCTTGCCAGCATCAGCCAGAGCCATAGCATAAGCCGCGTCCGCGTCCGTGAGCGGACGGCGCATCCGTGACTAGCCCTGGTCAACGCAAACCGCATGGGTACCCCTCAATGGCCGGTCTCGCGCAAGGCAGTTTGCTCACGCACCCAGTCGCGATACGGCTGGGCGGCGCCGATTATCGGCACCGCGATGATCTCCGGTACTTCATAAGGATGAAGGCGGGTGATCGCCTCCATCAACGCGTCCATGCGCGCCGCCGTGGTCTTGAACCACATGGGCACCTCTTCCGCGCCTTCAACCTCGCCCTTCCAGGTGTAGATAGACAGCATCGGCGCACCGAGGTTCACGCACGCGGCAAGCCCGTCCTCGACCACCACGTGCGCAATGCGCTTGGCCAACAGAAGATCGGGTGCATTGCTGATCACCAGCACTATATCGTCGTCGGACATCACACTCTCCTGTTCACTGGGGCCGGCCGGCGCCGGTCATGGCCACGACTGCATTTTATCGGCTGGCGCGGCCCGGCCGCCGCGGCGTGGCATGACGTGGCGCGCCGCAAAAACAAAAGGCGAGCCGCCAGGCTCGCCCTTTGTCGTGCAGACACCAGCCGGTTTTACTCGGCGGAGCCTTCCGCTTCCGTTTCCGCGACTTCGGGACGGTCCACCAGCTCCATGAAGGCCATGGGAGCGTTGTCGCCCTGACGGAAACCCATCTTCAGCACACGGGTGTAGCCGCCGTTGCGGGCAGCGTAGCGCGGGCCGATTTCGGCAAACAGCTTGACCACGGCGTCGCGATCGCGCAGACGGGCGAATGCCAGCCGCTTGTTCGCCAGCGTGGGCTCTTTGCCCAGCGTGATCAGGGGCTCGATGACGCGGCGCAGTTCTTTCGCCTTGGGCAGCGTGGTCTTGATTGCTTCGTGAGTGATCAGCGAAACAGCCATGTTGCGGAACATGGCAAGACGGTGGCTGCTGGTGCGGTTGAGCTTGCGCAAACCATTACCGTGACGCATAACGACTTCCTTTTTGAATCTAAAGACGGCCTTGCGGCTGCCGGGTTATCCGGATCTTCTATCGGCATGCAGGCATGTCGCGGTCCGGTGCGGGAAGCAGGACCGCCCTTGCGGTCCCGCCTGTACGAAACAACAAACGATCAGGGACGTTCCAGGCCCAGGGGCGGCCAGCTCTCCAGCTTCATGCCGAGCGTCAGGCCGCGCGCCGCCAGGACTTCCTTGATTTCGTTCAAGGACTTGCGGCCCAGGTTGGGCGTCTTCAGCAATTCGTTCTCGGTACGCTGGATCAGGTCGCCGATATAGTAGATGTTTTCGGCCTTCAGGCAGTTGGCCGAACGCACCGTCAGCTCCAGGTCGTCCACCGGACGCAGCAGCACCGGGTCGATCTGCGGCGTGCCGCGGACCGGGGCTTCGTACGAATCGCCCGCACCTTCCAGCGCGGCGAACACGGAGATCTGGTCCATCAGGATGCGCGCGGCTTGCCGCACGGCTTCCTCGGGCGAGATCACGCCGTTGGTCTCGATGTCCAGCACCAGCTTGTCCAGGTCGGTGCGCTGTTCAACACGCGCGCTTTCCACGGCATAGCTGACGCGGCGCACGGGGCTGAAGGACGCGTCCAGGACGATGCGGCCGATGGTATGCGTGCGGTCTTCCGACAGCGCGCGCACATTGCCCGGCACATAGCCGCGCCCCTTCTCGACCTTGATCTGCATCTCGATCTTGCCGGCTTCCGTCAGGTTGCACAGCGTGTGATTCGGATTGATGATCTCGACGTCGTGGGGCAGTTCGATATCGCTGGCCAGCACCGCGCCTTCGCCCTGCTTGCGCAGCACCAGGGTGACTTCATCGCGATTGTGCAGCTTGAAGACCACACCTTTCAGGTTCAGCAGGATGTCGACGACATCCTCGCGCACGCCCGGAATGGTGGAGTATTCGTGGACCACACCGGTCATCTGTACTTCGGTCGGCGCATACCCCGTCATGGACGAGAGCAGGATGCGGCGCAGGGCGTTGCCCAGCGTATGGCCGTAACCGCGCTCGAAGGGCTCCATGACGATCTTCGCATGGTGGGTCCCAACGGGCTCGACTTCGATGGAGCGCGGTTTCAGAAAACCTTGAGTGGACATTGCCTTGTTTCCTTTTCAATACCCTCGGCTCGTTACACCGATAAGGCTGATGGAAGTGGATATGGAATATGGCGGTTCTTCCGCAGGACTTGCCCCACGAAAAGCACCACTTTCAAAAACCCGTAGACCCGCAGCGTCCGGAAGGACGTTTGCGGGTCGATCGAACGGGCAATACGGACGAACGCGGGAATGCGCGTCGCGCCGGCAGCGCTGCGTCGCCGCAGCGCGACCTTATCAGCGCGAGTACAGTTCCACGACCATCGATTCGTTGATGTCGCGAGCGACGTCGGCGCGATCGGGGGCCTGCTTGAAGACACCGGCCATCTTGCTGGTGTCGACTTCGACCCACTGCGGCAGGCCGATGCTGGTCGCCAGATCCAGCGATTCGCGGATACGGCCTTGCTTCTTGGCCTTCTCGCGAACCGTGATGACGTCGCCGGCCTTGACCAGCATCGAAGCGATGTCGGCGGTATGGCCGTTCAGCTCGATGGCGCGGTGGCTGACGAGCTGGCGCGCTTCGGCACGCGTGGAGCCGAAGCCCATGCGATACACCACGTTGTCCAGGCGCGATTCCAGCAGCTGGATCAGCTTTTCGCCGGTGTTGCCACGCAGGCGGT
Coding sequences within it:
- the cutA gene encoding divalent-cation tolerance protein CutA, whose product is MMSDDDIVLVISNAPDLLLAKRIAHVVVEDGLAACVNLGAPMLSIYTWKGEVEGAEEVPMWFKTTAARMDALMEAITRLHPYEVPEIIAVPIIGAAQPYRDWVREQTALRETGH
- a CDS encoding DNA-directed RNA polymerase subunit alpha, encoding MSTQGFLKPRSIEVEPVGTHHAKIVMEPFERGYGHTLGNALRRILLSSMTGYAPTEVQMTGVVHEYSTIPGVREDVVDILLNLKGVVFKLHNRDEVTLVLRKQGEGAVLASDIELPHDVEIINPNHTLCNLTEAGKIEMQIKVEKGRGYVPGNVRALSEDRTHTIGRIVLDASFSPVRRVSYAVESARVEQRTDLDKLVLDIETNGVISPEEAVRQAARILMDQISVFAALEGAGDSYEAPVRGTPQIDPVLLRPVDDLELTVRSANCLKAENIYYIGDLIQRTENELLKTPNLGRKSLNEIKEVLAARGLTLGMKLESWPPLGLERP
- the rplQ gene encoding 50S ribosomal protein L17, with the translated sequence MRHGNGLRKLNRTSSHRLAMFRNMAVSLITHEAIKTTLPKAKELRRVIEPLITLGKEPTLANKRLAFARLRDRDAVVKLFAEIGPRYAARNGGYTRVLKMGFRQGDNAPMAFMELVDRPEVAETEAEGSAE
- the hemB gene encoding porphobilinogen synthase yields the protein MNPYIVSAGFPASRPRRLRRDDFTRRLVRENTLTANDLIYPVFVAEGKGLRQPVSSLPGVVRYSLDTLLPVAESCVSLGIPVMALFPVIDAALKTPDGIEATNPDGLIPRVVTELKKRFPELGILTDVALDPYTSHGQDGLIDESGYVLNEPTVEILTKQALVQSHAGVDIVAPSDMMDGRIGAIRQGLEDAQHIHTRIMAYSAKYASAFYGPFRDAVGSASNLGKSNKAAYQMDPGNIDEALREVAADLNEGADMVMVKPGMPYLDVLRRVKDAFRVPTFAYQVSGEYAMLKAAAANGWLDHDKVMMESLLGFKRAGADGVLTYFAIEAAQLLKGQEQKG
- the dsbD gene encoding protein-disulfide reductase DsbD, which gives rise to MRFALTRASHGCAVRSRTRTRLMLWLWLMLASLAMPLQAARAADDFLPPEQAFVFSATMASPNTLRIDYQVARGYYMYRERFAFAVQPEGAVTLGEAVFPPGEVKYDPTFEKNMEVYHRPLSIQLPLGPGAGTFTLAVTGQGCADKGVCYPPMTHTVALRAVAGGYQIAGTQPGGFSAAPSSGTGLGLTSASGSAALASSAGPGSASAAPGATTSGGLAALARSDDVGLAGAIAGMGLLKTAAVFLVLGVLLSLTPCVLPMIPILSSLVVGGHAHGGPSRRRGLGLAAAYVLGMSIIYTALGVAAGLSGAGLAAWLQTPWILMLFAALLAALSLAMFDVYTFQAPAWLQSGLSARAGRIPGGRATGAFLMGAVSALIVGPCVAAPLAGALLYISQTGDVMLGAVALFVMAWGMGVPLLVVGASAGSVLPRAGAWMDGVKRLFGMLLLGTAWWMLIPLLPVWVQMVGWGFLAIVGAVMLRAFEALPAGGGAGRMFAKGLGLLLALVAVIWVVGAASGGRDVWRPLSHLAQGDARYVVAGASGLPASAGAGPALAGARGDIPAATAHGLAFAPVRSVAELDAMLANADRPVLLDFYADWCVSCREMEQFTFTDPAVAARMSGMLLLRADVTANNADDRALLKRFRLFGPPGIMFFSAGGRELSDIRVIGFQDAGRFVESLDRVARASPAGDGGPK
- the rpsD gene encoding 30S ribosomal protein S4; this encodes MARYIGPKCKLSRREGTDLFLKSARRSLDSKCKLDSKPGQHGRTSGARTSDYGLQLREKQKLKRMYGVLEKQFRKYFQEADRLRGNTGEKLIQLLESRLDNVVYRMGFGSTRAEARQLVSHRAIELNGHTADIASMLVKAGDVITVREKAKKQGRIRESLDLATSIGLPQWVEVDTSKMAGVFKQAPDRADVARDINESMVVELYSR